A region from the Candidatus Glassbacteria bacterium genome encodes:
- a CDS encoding CBS domain-containing protein, which yields MRDKLKDIFSAIPSRFIWSESRLILIVAVVIGVLGGLGAVGFRWLIDVVKLIFFHGDTGDNLLSYAWSLPWWQRVLIPTAGGLVLAPMLRYFAKETKGHGVPEVMESIVLHGGKINPRTMFTRALASAITLGSGGSVGREGPIVQIGSALGSTVGQFLRASEGRMKTLVGCGAAAGMAATFNAPLGGALFAIEVILGDFGLAQVTPIIISSVAATVVSRHFLGDFPSFEFHPPPMVSHYEYLFYAVLGLAAGALAWFFVSVLYRSEDAFEKIPLPMWIKPAFGGLAVGIIAIWFPHVFSSGYEAINQALDSQLPLMLLAVLVLIKVLATSLTIASGGSGGVFAPALFQGAMLGGAVGALFNLAFPDLTAPYGSYALAGMGAMIAGTMQAPITVILIIFELTGDYRIILPVMTACILSALLSHWLLGGESIYTRKLIRRGLNLYRGRDLNVLRGLKVSDVMTNEVTTVEEGEPLSTLIRRAITHPQHTYVQVDERGKISGLIPLQKILELMRDDNLRDILVAQDVAQLEFPVLSADETLDEVIRRFGDHGLEEVPVVDPENPGVPVGVVRHNDVMQAYRRAFIQQDMSGFVADSLVRDPDRKTVELVDGYRMVEVEAPWNFRGKTIRELDISRRFGVQVILIRKKRDNGQAGAAANDEEMHFVPRGDDVIEEGDVLVLVGDSRHLKKFMSF from the coding sequence ATGCGCGATAAACTCAAGGACATTTTTTCCGCAATCCCGTCCCGTTTCATCTGGTCGGAATCCAGGCTGATCCTGATAGTGGCCGTGGTGATCGGTGTGCTGGGGGGGCTCGGCGCGGTGGGGTTTCGCTGGCTGATCGACGTGGTCAAGCTGATCTTTTTCCACGGCGACACCGGCGATAACCTGCTGAGCTACGCCTGGAGCCTGCCGTGGTGGCAGCGCGTGCTGATCCCCACCGCCGGCGGGCTGGTGCTGGCCCCGATGCTCAGGTATTTCGCCAAGGAAACCAAGGGCCACGGGGTGCCTGAGGTGATGGAATCCATCGTGCTGCACGGTGGAAAAATCAATCCGCGCACGATGTTCACCAGGGCGCTGGCCAGCGCGATCACCCTCGGCAGCGGCGGCAGCGTAGGCCGTGAGGGCCCGATTGTCCAGATCGGCAGCGCACTGGGGTCCACTGTCGGGCAGTTCCTGCGGGCCAGCGAAGGCAGGATGAAAACCCTGGTGGGCTGCGGCGCGGCCGCGGGGATGGCCGCCACGTTCAACGCCCCCCTGGGCGGAGCGTTATTCGCAATCGAGGTGATCCTCGGCGATTTCGGCCTGGCCCAGGTCACCCCGATTATCATTTCCAGTGTGGCCGCCACTGTTGTCAGCCGTCATTTCCTCGGCGATTTCCCCTCGTTCGAGTTTCACCCTCCCCCGATGGTCAGCCACTACGAATACCTGTTTTACGCGGTCCTGGGCCTGGCCGCCGGGGCACTGGCCTGGTTTTTCGTTTCCGTGCTTTACCGCTCCGAAGACGCATTCGAGAAAATCCCGCTGCCGATGTGGATCAAGCCGGCTTTCGGCGGCCTGGCGGTCGGGATTATCGCAATCTGGTTCCCGCATGTGTTCAGCTCGGGCTACGAGGCGATCAACCAGGCGCTGGACAGCCAATTGCCGCTGATGCTGCTGGCCGTACTTGTGCTGATCAAAGTGCTGGCCACCTCGCTGACTATCGCCAGCGGAGGCTCCGGCGGCGTGTTCGCTCCGGCGCTGTTCCAGGGCGCAATGCTGGGCGGGGCGGTGGGCGCGCTGTTCAATCTCGCCTTCCCGGACTTGACCGCGCCCTACGGCTCCTATGCACTGGCCGGGATGGGCGCAATGATCGCGGGGACCATGCAAGCGCCGATCACCGTAATCCTGATCATTTTCGAGTTGACCGGCGACTACAGGATTATCCTGCCGGTAATGACCGCCTGTATCCTGAGCGCCCTGCTGAGCCACTGGCTGCTGGGCGGCGAGTCAATCTATACCAGAAAGCTGATTCGCCGGGGGCTGAACCTGTACCGCGGACGCGACCTGAATGTCCTGCGGGGCCTCAAGGTGAGTGACGTGATGACCAACGAGGTTACGACTGTCGAGGAGGGCGAGCCGCTTTCCACCCTGATTCGCCGGGCGATAACCCACCCCCAACACACCTATGTCCAGGTGGACGAAAGAGGTAAAATATCGGGGCTGATCCCGCTGCAGAAAATCCTCGAGCTGATGCGCGACGACAACCTTCGCGATATCCTGGTGGCTCAGGACGTGGCCCAGCTCGAATTCCCGGTGCTGAGCGCCGATGAAACGCTTGACGAGGTTATCCGCCGGTTTGGAGACCACGGCCTGGAGGAAGTCCCCGTTGTCGACCCCGAGAATCCGGGCGTGCCGGTGGGGGTGGTGCGGCACAACGACGTGATGCAGGCCTACCGCCGCGCGTTTATCCAGCAGGACATGAGCGGTTTCGTGGCCGACAGCCTGGTCCGTGATCCGGACCGGAAAACAGTCGAGCTGGTCGACGGCTACCGGATGGTGGAAGTCGAGGCCCCCTGGAACTTCCGCGGCAAGACGATCCGCGAGCTGGATATCAGCCGCCGGTTCGGCGTCCAGGTAATCCTGATCCGCAAAAAACGGGATAACGGGCAGGCCGGTGCGGCCGCAAACGACGAGGAAATGCACTTTGTCCCCCGCGGCGATGACGTGATCGAGGAAGGCGACGTGCTGGTGCTGGTAGGCGACAGCAGGCACCTCAAAAAATTCATGTCTTTCTGA